The following are encoded in a window of Mycolicibacterium tusciae JS617 genomic DNA:
- a CDS encoding glutamate-5-semialdehyde dehydrogenase → MSVPAPVLPDLRSQVHDAARRARVAARTLATLPTETKNRALHAAADAVLAQVHEILAANERDLDAARASGTPDAMLDRLALNPQRVDGIAAGLRQVAGLPDPIGEVLRGRTLPNGLQLRQQRVPLGVVGIVYEGRPNVTVDAFGLTLKSGNSVLLRGSSSAAHSNDALVTALRAAMAAEGLAPDVVQLLPSADRASVTHLIQARGLVDVVIPRGGAGLIDAVVRDAMVPTIETGVGNCHVYVHEAADLDVAERIVLNAKTRRPSVCNAAESLLIDAAIADTALPRLTKALQNAGVTLHENPSDDELRAEFLSMDIAIAVVNDLDAAIDHVNEYGTGHTEAIVTTNLAAAQRFTERVDAAAVMVNASTAFTDGEQFGFGAEIGISTQKLHARGPMGLPELTSTKWIVWGDGQTRPA, encoded by the coding sequence ATGAGTGTGCCGGCCCCCGTGCTACCCGACTTGCGCTCACAGGTCCACGACGCCGCCCGGCGGGCCCGCGTCGCGGCACGCACCCTGGCCACGCTGCCCACCGAGACCAAGAACCGCGCGCTGCATGCGGCCGCCGACGCCGTGCTTGCGCAGGTGCATGAGATTCTGGCCGCCAACGAGCGGGACCTCGACGCCGCCAGGGCCTCGGGGACACCTGACGCGATGCTCGACCGGCTGGCGCTGAACCCCCAGCGCGTCGACGGTATCGCCGCCGGACTGCGTCAGGTCGCCGGCCTGCCCGATCCCATCGGCGAGGTGCTGCGCGGGCGCACGCTGCCCAACGGCCTTCAACTCCGCCAGCAGCGCGTTCCACTCGGTGTGGTCGGCATCGTCTACGAGGGCCGGCCCAACGTGACGGTCGATGCATTCGGCTTGACGCTGAAGTCCGGCAACTCGGTGCTGCTGCGCGGAAGCTCGTCGGCCGCCCATTCCAACGATGCCCTCGTCACCGCACTGCGCGCAGCGATGGCCGCCGAGGGGCTCGCACCCGACGTCGTGCAGTTGCTTCCCAGCGCGGACCGCGCCAGCGTCACCCATCTGATCCAGGCCCGCGGCCTCGTCGACGTCGTGATCCCGCGCGGGGGTGCGGGCCTGATCGACGCGGTGGTACGCGACGCGATGGTTCCCACCATCGAGACCGGTGTCGGCAATTGTCATGTGTACGTGCATGAAGCGGCCGATCTCGATGTCGCCGAACGCATTGTGCTCAACGCCAAGACGCGGCGGCCCAGCGTGTGCAACGCCGCCGAATCGCTGTTGATCGACGCCGCGATCGCCGATACCGCCCTGCCCCGGCTGACGAAGGCGCTGCAGAACGCGGGCGTGACGTTGCACGAGAACCCGTCCGACGACGAATTGCGCGCAGAGTTCCTTTCAATGGACATCGCTATTGCGGTGGTCAACGATCTCGACGCCGCGATCGACCACGTCAACGAATACGGCACCGGACACACCGAAGCGATCGTGACGACGAATCTTGCTGCTGCACAGCGGTTCACCGAGCGGGTGGACGCGGCGGCGGTGATGGTGAACGCATCGACGGCGTTCACCGATGGCGAGCAGTTCGGTTTCGGCGCCGAAATCGGCATCTCCACGCAGAAGCTGCACGCCAGGGGCCCGATGGGCCTGCCCGAACTGACATCGACCAAGTGGATCGTGTGGGGCGACGGCCAGACCCGGCCAGCGTGA
- the rsfS gene encoding ribosome silencing factor: MSATEEAIGMATVAARAASSKLAEDVVVIDVSGQLVITDCFVIASAANERQVNAIVDEVEEKMRLAGHKPARREGAREGRWTLLDFVDIVVHIQHSDERDFYALDRLWRDCPVIAVDLDSDEPLARGPEDGDEPLARGAEDGDEPLARRAEDPES; the protein is encoded by the coding sequence ATGAGTGCAACCGAAGAGGCGATCGGCATGGCCACCGTCGCCGCACGGGCGGCGTCGTCCAAGCTCGCCGAGGATGTCGTCGTGATCGACGTGTCGGGACAGCTGGTCATCACCGACTGCTTCGTCATCGCATCAGCGGCCAACGAGCGACAGGTCAATGCGATCGTCGACGAGGTCGAGGAGAAGATGCGACTCGCGGGGCACAAACCGGCCCGCCGTGAGGGTGCGCGCGAGGGACGGTGGACGCTGCTGGACTTCGTCGACATCGTCGTGCACATTCAGCATTCCGACGAGCGTGACTTCTATGCGTTGGATCGGCTGTGGCGCGACTGCCCCGTCATCGCAGTGGATCTGGATTCCGATGAGCCGCTTGCGCGAGGACCAGAGGACGGCGATGAGCCGCTTGCGCGAGGAGCAGAGGACGGCGATGAGCCGCTTGCGCGAAGAGCAGAGGACCCCGAGTCGTGA
- a CDS encoding AAA family ATPase, with the protein MSVPARPAPLFADIDDVGKKLADTGYLPDTATATAVFLADRLGKPLLVEGPAGVGKTELARAVAQATGSGLVRLQCYEGVDEARALYEWNHAKQILRIQAGSGDWDQTKTDVFSEEFLLTRPLLTAIRRTEPTVLLIDETDKADIEIEGLLLEVLSDFAVTVPELGTITAERKPFVVLTSNATRELSEALKRRCLFLHIDFPDAELERRILLSRVPELPEHLADELVRVVGVLRGMQLKKLPSVAETIDWARTLLALGLDTITDATIAATLGVVLKHQSDQIKASGELRFN; encoded by the coding sequence GTGAGCGTCCCCGCACGCCCAGCACCGTTGTTCGCCGACATCGACGATGTCGGCAAGAAGCTCGCCGACACCGGCTACCTTCCCGACACCGCAACCGCCACAGCGGTATTCCTCGCCGACCGGCTGGGCAAGCCGTTGTTGGTCGAAGGCCCCGCGGGGGTGGGCAAGACCGAACTTGCCCGCGCGGTCGCGCAGGCGACCGGGTCGGGCCTGGTGCGGCTGCAGTGCTACGAGGGGGTCGACGAGGCCCGCGCCCTCTACGAGTGGAACCACGCCAAGCAGATCTTGCGCATCCAGGCCGGCTCCGGCGACTGGGACCAGACGAAAACCGATGTGTTCAGTGAAGAATTCCTGCTGACGCGTCCGCTGCTGACCGCGATCCGCCGCACCGAGCCGACGGTCCTGCTGATCGACGAGACCGACAAAGCGGACATCGAGATCGAGGGCCTGCTGCTCGAGGTGCTCAGCGACTTCGCGGTGACGGTGCCGGAACTGGGCACCATCACCGCTGAACGCAAACCGTTCGTCGTGCTGACCTCCAACGCGACTCGCGAACTGTCAGAAGCGCTCAAGCGCCGGTGTCTGTTCCTGCACATCGACTTCCCCGATGCCGAGCTGGAGCGGCGCATCCTGTTGTCGCGCGTGCCCGAACTGCCCGAGCACCTCGCCGACGAACTCGTCCGCGTCGTCGGAGTGCTGCGCGGCATGCAGCTCAAGAAGCTGCCCTCGGTGGCGGAGACCATCGACTGGGCGCGCACGCTGCTGGCGCTGGGACTCGACACGATCACCGATGCGACCATCGCGGCGACCCTCGGCGTCGTGCTCAAACACCAGTCCGATCAGATCAAGGCCTCCGGCGAACTCCGGTTCAACTAA
- a CDS encoding methyltransferase family protein, producing the protein MPIVALVLFTVFALLGFGWRSWEQRRRTGSTGFKGISGRPGSVEWFAGVGFIISMGVAVFEPILQILGVVLPVSFLHAPWIQVTGTAVAAIGIAATVYAQLDMGESWRIGVDKSETTTLVRTGAFGWVRNPIFTAMMTFGLGFALMTPNPVALAGFVLLVVTIELQVRVVEEPYLLTTHGDAYRDYLAGVGRFVPRVGRT; encoded by the coding sequence ATGCCCATCGTCGCGCTTGTGCTATTCACGGTGTTTGCACTGCTCGGATTCGGTTGGCGCAGTTGGGAACAGCGCCGTCGCACCGGTTCGACCGGATTCAAGGGCATCTCCGGCCGACCCGGATCGGTCGAATGGTTCGCCGGGGTGGGATTCATCATCTCCATGGGCGTGGCGGTTTTCGAGCCGATCCTGCAGATACTCGGTGTCGTGTTGCCGGTGAGCTTCCTGCACGCGCCCTGGATCCAGGTCACCGGCACCGCTGTCGCGGCGATCGGCATCGCCGCCACTGTCTACGCGCAGCTGGACATGGGCGAATCGTGGCGGATCGGCGTCGACAAGAGCGAGACGACCACCCTGGTGCGCACTGGCGCCTTCGGATGGGTCCGCAACCCGATCTTCACCGCGATGATGACGTTCGGACTCGGATTCGCTTTGATGACACCGAATCCGGTGGCGCTCGCGGGTTTCGTGCTCCTCGTCGTCACGATCGAACTTCAGGTCCGCGTCGTCGAGGAGCCCTACCTGCTCACCACCCACGGCGACGCCTATCGCGACTATCTCGCCGGCGTCGGCCGCTTCGTGCCAAGGGTGGGCCGCACCTAG
- the nadD gene encoding nicotinate-nucleotide adenylyltransferase — MGVMGGTFDPIHNGHLVAASEVADLFELDEVVFVPTGQPWQKRRRPVTAAEDRYLMTVIATASNPRFSVSRVDIDRGGPTYTKDTLRDLRALNRDAELYFITGADALASILSWQNWEEMFSIAKFVGVSRPGYELDGQHITAAMAELPPEALSLVEVPALAISSTDCRKRAEKGRPIWYLVPDGVVQYVTKRRLYEANSLPHEEPKQ; from the coding sequence GTGGGTGTAATGGGTGGGACGTTCGATCCCATCCACAACGGCCACCTGGTCGCGGCCAGCGAGGTTGCGGACCTGTTCGAACTCGACGAGGTGGTCTTCGTTCCCACCGGCCAGCCGTGGCAGAAGCGCAGGCGCCCCGTCACCGCCGCCGAGGACCGCTATCTGATGACCGTGATCGCCACCGCGTCCAACCCGAGGTTCTCGGTGAGCCGCGTCGACATCGATCGCGGCGGCCCGACCTATACCAAGGACACGTTGCGCGATCTGCGTGCGCTCAATCGGGACGCCGAGCTGTACTTCATCACCGGAGCCGACGCCCTGGCGTCGATCCTGTCCTGGCAGAACTGGGAGGAGATGTTCTCCATCGCCAAATTCGTCGGAGTCAGCCGACCGGGCTACGAACTCGACGGCCAGCACATCACGGCGGCGATGGCGGAGTTGCCCCCCGAGGCACTCAGCCTCGTGGAAGTGCCTGCGCTGGCGATCTCCTCGACCGACTGCCGTAAACGCGCCGAAAAGGGCAGACCCATCTGGTATCTGGTGCCCGACGGTGTCGTCCAGTACGTGACCAAACGCAGACTGTACGAAGCCAATTCGCTGCCGCACGAGGAGCCCAAACAATGA
- the gpgP gene encoding glucosyl-3-phosphoglycerate phosphatase: MRVRHLVLLRHGQTEYNAGSRMQGQLDTDLSDLGRDQAVAAAEVLAKRQPLLIVSSDLRRALDTAVSLSERSGMPVQVDTRLRETHLGDWQGLTHLEVDAQAPGARLAWRDNARWAPHGGESRVDVAARSMPVVNELLAERTDWGVDEPDRPAVLVAHGGLIAALTAALLGLPVDNWPILGGMGNCSWVQLSAHSEIDAAPADLRWRLDVWNASAQVANDVL, from the coding sequence GTGAGGGTGCGCCACCTGGTCCTGCTGCGACACGGGCAGACCGAGTACAACGCGGGCAGTCGGATGCAGGGCCAACTGGATACCGACCTGTCCGACCTCGGCCGGGATCAGGCCGTGGCAGCGGCCGAGGTGCTGGCCAAGCGTCAGCCATTGCTCATCGTGTCCTCTGACCTGCGGCGAGCGCTGGACACCGCGGTCAGCCTTAGCGAGCGCTCCGGAATGCCGGTGCAGGTGGACACCCGGCTGCGAGAGACACACCTTGGCGACTGGCAGGGGTTGACGCATCTCGAGGTCGATGCCCAGGCGCCTGGCGCCCGGCTTGCGTGGCGTGACAACGCCCGGTGGGCACCGCACGGGGGAGAGAGCCGCGTCGACGTCGCGGCGCGCAGCATGCCGGTGGTGAATGAGCTTCTCGCCGAGCGGACGGATTGGGGTGTCGACGAACCGGACCGGCCTGCGGTGCTCGTCGCACATGGCGGGCTGATCGCTGCGCTGACCGCGGCATTGCTTGGGCTCCCCGTCGACAACTGGCCGATCCTGGGCGGAATGGGCAACTGCAGTTGGGTGCAATTGTCCGCGCACAGCGAGATCGACGCCGCGCCAGCAGATCTCCGCTGGCGCCTCGATGTCTGGAACGCCTCGGCGCAGGTTGCCAACGATGTCCTCTGA
- a CDS encoding NAD(+) synthase yields MDFFSAYGQGFLRVAACTHQTTLADPAANAESVLRMARACHDDSVGLAVFPELTLSGYSIEDILLQDTLLDAVEDALLEVVAESADLLPVLVIGAPLRYAHRIYNTAVVIHRGRVLGVVPKSYLPTYREFYERRQVAAGDLVRGAIRMGDSDVPFGPDLLFTASDVPGFVLHVEICEDMFVPVPPSAEAALAGATVLANLSGSPITIGRADDRCLLARSASARCLAAYVYAAAGEGESTTDLAWDGQTMVWENGTCLAQSERFPKGERRSTADVDLELLRSERLRMGTFDDNRNHHGITPESFRRVEFALDPPAGDIGLLREVERFPFVPADPSRLQQDCYEAYSIQVAGLEQRLRALDYPKVVLGLSGGLDSTHALIVAARAMDREERPRSDILAFTLPGFATGDRTKNNAIRLADALGVTFEEIDIRSTAELMLKEMDHPFARGEKVYDVTFENVQAGLRTDYLFRLANQRGGIVLGTGDLSELALGWSTYGVGDQMSHYNVNGGVPKTLIQHLIRWVISSHQFDDTVNEVLQSVLDTEITPELVPTGEDEEIQSSEAKVGPYVLQDFSLFNVLRYGFRPSKIAFMAWHAWSDPERGDWPAGFPDDKRPTYSLKEIRHWLLVFAQRYYSFSQFKRSAMPNGPKVSHGGSLSPRGDWRAPSDMSARIWLDEIEREIPED; encoded by the coding sequence GGTGGCGGCCTGTACCCACCAGACCACCCTCGCGGACCCCGCGGCCAACGCTGAATCGGTGCTGCGGATGGCCCGCGCATGTCACGACGACAGCGTCGGTTTGGCAGTGTTCCCGGAGCTCACGCTCTCGGGGTATTCGATCGAGGACATTCTGCTGCAGGACACGCTGCTCGACGCGGTGGAGGACGCGCTCCTCGAGGTGGTTGCGGAGTCGGCCGACTTGCTGCCCGTCCTTGTGATCGGGGCACCCCTGCGGTACGCGCATCGGATCTACAACACCGCGGTGGTCATCCACCGCGGCCGGGTGCTCGGTGTCGTGCCCAAGTCGTACCTGCCGACCTACCGCGAGTTCTATGAGCGACGTCAGGTGGCGGCGGGAGATCTGGTGCGCGGAGCCATCCGGATGGGGGATTCGGATGTGCCATTCGGTCCCGATCTGTTGTTCACCGCGAGTGATGTGCCCGGTTTCGTGCTGCACGTCGAGATCTGTGAGGACATGTTCGTGCCGGTGCCGCCCAGCGCGGAGGCCGCGCTCGCCGGGGCGACGGTGCTGGCCAACCTGTCCGGCAGTCCCATCACGATCGGCCGCGCCGATGACCGGTGCCTGCTGGCGCGCTCGGCGTCCGCACGCTGCCTGGCCGCCTATGTCTACGCGGCGGCCGGAGAAGGCGAGTCGACCACGGATCTGGCTTGGGACGGCCAGACCATGGTGTGGGAGAACGGCACATGCCTGGCGCAGTCCGAGCGGTTCCCGAAGGGAGAGCGACGCTCGACCGCCGACGTCGACCTCGAACTGTTGCGTTCCGAGCGGCTGCGGATGGGCACCTTCGACGACAACCGCAACCATCACGGCATCACGCCCGAATCGTTCCGGCGGGTGGAATTCGCGTTGGATCCGCCTGCCGGTGACATCGGACTGCTCCGCGAGGTGGAGCGGTTCCCCTTCGTACCCGCGGATCCGTCACGACTGCAACAGGATTGCTATGAGGCCTACAGCATTCAGGTCGCCGGGCTGGAGCAACGATTGCGCGCCCTGGACTACCCCAAGGTGGTGCTCGGGCTCTCGGGTGGGCTCGACTCGACGCACGCACTGATCGTCGCCGCCCGTGCGATGGATCGAGAAGAACGACCGCGCAGTGACATTCTCGCGTTTACGCTCCCGGGTTTCGCGACCGGGGATCGCACCAAGAACAACGCGATCCGGCTCGCGGACGCACTCGGGGTCACGTTCGAAGAGATCGACATCAGGTCGACGGCGGAACTGATGCTCAAGGAGATGGACCACCCGTTCGCCCGCGGCGAGAAGGTCTACGACGTCACCTTCGAGAACGTGCAGGCGGGCCTTCGCACCGACTATCTGTTCCGCCTGGCCAACCAGCGTGGCGGAATCGTGCTCGGCACCGGCGATCTCTCCGAACTCGCACTCGGTTGGTCCACGTACGGCGTCGGCGATCAGATGTCGCATTACAACGTCAACGGCGGAGTGCCTAAGACGTTGATCCAGCATCTGATCCGCTGGGTCATCTCGTCACATCAATTCGATGACACCGTCAACGAGGTGTTGCAGTCGGTGCTCGACACCGAGATCACGCCCGAACTGGTGCCCACCGGGGAGGACGAGGAGATCCAGAGCAGCGAGGCGAAGGTGGGGCCGTATGTGCTCCAGGACTTCTCGCTGTTCAACGTGCTGAGGTACGGGTTCAGACCGTCCAAGATCGCATTCATGGCGTGGCATGCCTGGAGTGACCCCGAGCGCGGCGACTGGCCGGCGGGGTTCCCGGACGACAAGCGCCCGACCTACTCGCTCAAGGAGATTCGCCACTGGTTGCTGGTTTTCGCGCAGCGGTACTATTCGTTCTCCCAATTCAAACGATCGGCGATGCCCAATGGCCCGAAGGTGTCGCACGGCGGATCGTTGTCGCCGCGCGGTGACTGGCGGGCGCCGTCGGACATGTCGGCGCGCATCTGGCTGGACGAGATCGAACGCGAAATCCCCGAAGACTAG
- a CDS encoding cation transporter, with the protein MSAVTEARRAVLNRRIRFLVAATIAYNVVEALVALTEGARVSSSALIGFGLDSVVEISSAAAVAWQFSADDPETREKAALRFIAFSFFALAVYVTVDAVRALAGVGEARPSTLGIVLAMLSLAIMPVLSLAQRRTARELGSLSAVADSKQTLLCTYLSAILLAGLVLNSVLDWSWADPVAALGIAVIAVREGVNAWRGNPCCS; encoded by the coding sequence ATGTCCGCGGTCACCGAGGCTCGGCGAGCGGTCCTGAACAGGCGCATCCGCTTCCTGGTGGCCGCGACCATCGCCTACAACGTCGTCGAGGCGTTGGTCGCGCTGACCGAAGGCGCCAGGGTTTCGTCGTCGGCGCTCATCGGCTTCGGACTCGACTCGGTGGTGGAGATCTCCTCGGCGGCCGCCGTCGCGTGGCAGTTCTCGGCTGACGACCCAGAAACCCGCGAGAAGGCGGCGCTGCGTTTCATCGCGTTCTCGTTCTTCGCACTCGCGGTCTACGTCACCGTCGACGCAGTGCGCGCGTTGGCCGGCGTCGGTGAGGCGCGCCCATCGACCCTCGGCATCGTGCTCGCGATGCTCAGCCTTGCGATCATGCCGGTGCTGTCACTGGCGCAGCGGCGCACCGCCCGTGAACTCGGATCGCTCTCGGCCGTGGCGGATTCCAAGCAGACGCTGCTGTGCACGTACCTGTCCGCGATCCTGCTCGCCGGCCTGGTACTCAACAGCGTGCTCGACTGGTCGTGGGCCGACCCTGTCGCAGCGCTCGGCATCGCCGTGATCGCTGTGCGTGAAGGCGTCAACGCCTGGCGTGGAAACCCGTGCTGCTCATAA
- a CDS encoding enoyl-CoA hydratase/isomerase family protein, which translates to MTSTETTSAPRPPEGDWLGTPYLRFTREGAFGVCTLDRPEARNAMTPAMYFGIRYAVRHVDADPDLAGLLITGTGDVFAPGGDMGGGDGSDNWLTFGSALGMDVTPFETLRQSVKPVVSAVNGLCQGGGLQIALCSDMTVVSDRATFRVPELLRGIADTYYSQMLARLIGPVRTRDLMFTGRTLTAQEAYDWGMVARVVPHDELLDAAREVLGQCCRTAPAARSVVKSSLDNYLGLFDRIGMQASYSSPEALEGFLSFKERRSPEWVHPDLRTDGRL; encoded by the coding sequence ATGACAAGCACCGAGACCACGAGCGCACCGCGTCCACCCGAGGGTGACTGGCTGGGCACCCCGTACCTGCGGTTCACCCGGGAGGGTGCGTTCGGGGTCTGCACGCTGGACCGGCCCGAGGCGCGCAACGCGATGACACCCGCCATGTACTTCGGTATCCGGTACGCGGTCCGGCACGTCGACGCCGACCCTGATCTGGCGGGACTGCTGATCACCGGCACCGGTGACGTATTCGCGCCCGGCGGCGACATGGGCGGGGGCGACGGCAGCGACAACTGGCTGACCTTCGGTTCGGCGCTCGGTATGGATGTGACGCCATTCGAGACGCTGCGCCAGTCCGTGAAGCCGGTGGTGTCGGCGGTGAACGGGTTGTGCCAGGGCGGTGGGCTGCAGATCGCGCTGTGCAGCGACATGACGGTGGTCAGCGACCGGGCGACGTTCCGCGTGCCCGAGTTGCTGCGGGGGATCGCCGACACCTATTACAGCCAGATGCTGGCGCGTCTGATCGGCCCGGTACGCACCCGCGATCTGATGTTCACCGGCCGCACGTTGACCGCGCAGGAGGCATACGACTGGGGCATGGTCGCGCGCGTCGTCCCGCACGACGAGTTGCTCGATGCGGCGCGCGAGGTGCTGGGTCAGTGCTGCCGCACCGCACCCGCAGCGAGGAGCGTCGTGAAGTCCAGCCTGGACAACTACCTGGGCCTTTTCGACCGCATCGGCATGCAGGCCAGCTACTCCTCACCCGAGGCGCTGGAGGGCTTCCTGTCGTTCAAGGAGCGACGCTCGCCGGAATGGGTGCACCCCGACCTGCGCACCGACGGCCGCCTCTGA
- a CDS encoding ArsR/SmtB family transcription factor, whose translation MQTATRIDALSRFGYALSDSTRAEILLTLRDGPSYPSDLADKIGVSRQILSNHLACLRGCGLVAAQPEGRRNRYELTDRRIAHALDDLIGLVLDVDPACCPAAEADDCC comes from the coding sequence ATGCAGACGGCCACTCGCATCGATGCGCTCTCGCGGTTCGGATACGCGCTGTCCGACTCGACCCGAGCCGAAATCCTGCTGACGCTGCGCGATGGGCCGAGCTATCCGTCCGACCTGGCCGACAAGATCGGGGTGTCTCGCCAGATCCTGTCCAATCACCTCGCATGCCTGCGCGGCTGCGGGTTGGTGGCCGCCCAGCCCGAGGGTCGTCGCAACCGCTACGAACTGACCGATAGGCGCATCGCCCACGCTCTCGACGACCTGATCGGATTGGTACTCGATGTCGATCCGGCCTGCTGCCCCGCCGCCGAAGCCGACGACTGCTGCTGA
- a CDS encoding vWA domain-containing protein — protein MAFRRTRPPQPLAPHGIPGHLVEFVEALRGQGISVGPSETVDAGRVMSVLGLLNREQLREGIACAVLRRPDHRETYDAMFDLWFPAALGAKTVLLDDDEDADDPPEGLPPEDVDAMRQALLDLLENNEDLASLDERLQRMIAQIVEAHGRYNSSRGPSYSSYQALKAMNLDDLEGRLLAGLLAPYGDEPTPTQEQIAKAMAAQRINQLRRMVESETKRRTAEQLGRDHVQMYGVPQLAENVEFLRASGEQLRQMQRVVKPLARTLATRLAARRRRSRRGEIDMRKTLRKSMSTGGVPIDVVLKKPHPARPELVVLCDVSGSVAGFSHFTLMLVHALRQQFSRVRVFAFIDTTDEVTELFGPDADLAVAVQRITREAGVYTRDGHSDYGHAFASFMNTWPNVLSPRSSLLVLGDGRNNYRNPEIDLLAHMVNSSRHAHWLNPEPRHLWGSGDSAVPRYEDVITMHECRSAKQLASVIDALLPV, from the coding sequence ATGGCATTCCGCCGAACCCGCCCGCCACAGCCGTTGGCGCCACACGGAATTCCCGGCCACCTGGTCGAGTTCGTCGAAGCGCTGCGCGGGCAGGGCATTTCGGTGGGACCGTCGGAAACCGTCGACGCCGGCCGGGTGATGTCGGTGCTCGGCCTCTTGAACCGGGAGCAGTTGCGCGAGGGCATCGCATGCGCGGTGCTGCGCCGTCCCGACCACCGCGAAACCTACGACGCGATGTTCGACCTGTGGTTCCCCGCGGCGCTGGGCGCGAAGACGGTCCTCCTTGATGACGACGAAGATGCAGACGATCCGCCCGAGGGTTTACCGCCCGAGGACGTCGACGCCATGCGTCAGGCCCTGTTGGACCTGTTGGAAAACAACGAAGATCTGGCCAGTCTGGACGAGCGGCTCCAGCGGATGATCGCCCAGATCGTCGAGGCACACGGCCGGTACAACTCCAGCCGCGGCCCGTCGTATTCGTCATATCAGGCGCTGAAGGCGATGAATCTCGACGACCTCGAGGGCAGGCTGCTGGCCGGCCTGCTCGCCCCCTACGGCGACGAACCGACGCCGACACAGGAGCAGATCGCGAAAGCGATGGCAGCGCAACGCATCAACCAACTGCGTCGCATGGTGGAGTCGGAGACCAAGCGTCGCACCGCCGAACAGCTGGGCCGCGACCACGTGCAGATGTACGGCGTGCCGCAGCTCGCGGAGAACGTCGAGTTCCTGCGCGCGTCCGGCGAGCAGTTGCGGCAGATGCAACGCGTGGTGAAGCCGCTCGCCCGCACGTTGGCGACCCGGCTGGCCGCGCGGCGGCGGCGGTCGCGGCGAGGTGAGATCGACATGCGCAAGACGCTGCGCAAATCGATGTCCACCGGTGGCGTGCCAATCGACGTGGTGCTCAAGAAGCCGCACCCGGCCCGGCCCGAGCTGGTGGTGCTGTGCGACGTGTCCGGCTCGGTGGCCGGCTTCAGCCACTTCACGCTGATGCTGGTGCACGCGCTGCGCCAGCAGTTCTCCCGGGTCCGGGTCTTCGCGTTCATCGACACCACCGACGAGGTCACCGAACTGTTCGGGCCCGACGCCGACCTCGCTGTCGCCGTGCAGCGAATCACCCGTGAGGCGGGCGTGTACACCCGCGACGGCCATTCCGACTACGGGCATGCGTTCGCCTCGTTCATGAACACCTGGCCGAATGTGCTGTCGCCGCGCAGTTCCCTGCTCGTGCTCGGCGATGGGCGCAACAACTACCGCAATCCCGAGATTGATCTGCTGGCCCACATGGTCAACTCCAGCAGGCACGCGCACTGGCTCAACCCAGAGCCCAGGCATCTGTGGGGCAGCGGTGACTCCGCGGTGCCGCGCTATGAGGACGTCATCACCATGCACGAATGTCGGTCCGCCAAGCAGCTGGCCTCGGTCATCGATGCGCTGCTGCCGGTCTAG
- a CDS encoding ribokinase produces MTARVRSRVCVVGSVNADLTFTVNALPRPGQTVLASSLLSSAGGKGGNQAVAAARAGASVQLVAALGSDSAAEQLRGHLRANDVALDGVVTLSGPSGTAVIVVDAAAENNIVVAPGANAQLTVDSSDTHAVIADSDVVLLQLEIPIATAIAAARIARAAGATVIVNASPAGARPHDLLALSELADVVVVNEAEAREWHWPVPHLVITRGRRGASYLGEDERFDVPAPLVTPVDTTGAGDVFAGVLAAGWRDGHEVALRRACAAGALATLVSGAGDCAPYTEAIDDAVSNRKASEGHP; encoded by the coding sequence ATGACCGCGCGGGTCCGCAGCCGGGTGTGTGTAGTGGGCAGTGTCAACGCCGATCTCACGTTCACCGTGAACGCTTTACCGCGGCCCGGCCAAACCGTTCTGGCGTCCTCGCTGTTGTCGTCGGCCGGCGGAAAAGGTGGCAATCAGGCGGTGGCTGCAGCCCGGGCAGGGGCATCCGTGCAGCTGGTCGCGGCGCTGGGCAGCGACTCCGCGGCCGAGCAGCTGCGTGGGCACCTGCGCGCCAATGACGTCGCGCTTGATGGGGTGGTGACGCTGTCCGGGCCCAGCGGTACGGCGGTCATCGTCGTGGACGCCGCGGCGGAGAACAACATTGTGGTCGCGCCGGGCGCGAACGCGCAGTTGACCGTCGACTCCTCCGATACCCACGCCGTCATCGCCGACAGCGACGTCGTACTGCTGCAACTGGAGATCCCGATCGCCACCGCGATCGCGGCAGCGCGCATCGCACGGGCCGCGGGCGCGACCGTCATCGTCAACGCCTCCCCCGCCGGCGCGCGCCCGCACGACTTGCTTGCTCTATCGGAACTGGCCGACGTCGTCGTGGTCAATGAGGCCGAAGCACGTGAATGGCACTGGCCCGTACCCCATCTCGTGATCACCCGCGGCAGGCGCGGCGCCAGTTACCTCGGTGAGGACGAGCGTTTCGACGTGCCTGCGCCACTGGTCACGCCCGTCGACACGACGGGTGCGGGCGACGTCTTCGCCGGAGTGCTGGCCGCCGGATGGCGAGACGGCCATGAAGTCGCGCTGCGCAGGGCGTGCGCGGCCGGCGCCCTGGCGACATTGGTGTCCGGCGCAGGCGACTGCGCACCGTATACCGAGGCCATCGATGATGCAGTATCCAACCGAAAAGCGAGCGAAGGGCATCCATGA